The proteins below come from a single Perca flavescens isolate YP-PL-M2 chromosome 8, PFLA_1.0, whole genome shotgun sequence genomic window:
- the LOC114560113 gene encoding transmembrane emp24 domain-containing protein 6-like: protein MLLNALLLVLSSQGVWTRKSEPALDEADAGFFRGSDRYDFALEVTAAGMECFWHFAHQSGNFYLTYMVQWVTGMANDPRLFVTVNSPQGVLVASTNEVVGQMNFQTEVTGFYRLCLGNHNNQFGGIRVFVNFGVIYEGFEESKREMEEGEMVLNSTLAGIEESVQKLQNQIFHMWRHYNFARMRKGKDHYLLLSNFNYVTWWSATQSLVILLSGYLQLCVIKRLFLTDSSRPRC from the exons ATGCTGCTGAACGCTCTGCTCTTAGTGTTGAGCTCTCAGGGCGTCTGGACCAGAAAGTCCGAACCTGCCCTGGATGAGGCGGACGCAGGGTTCTTCAGGGGGTCGGACAGATATGACTTTGCCCTGGAGGTTACTGCTGCTGGGATGGAGTGTTTCTGGCACTTTGCTCACCAGAGTGGAAACTTCTACCTGACGTACATG GTTCAGTGGGTAACAGGGATGGCCAATGATCCCCGGCTGTTTGTGACGGTCAACTCGCCACAGGGTGTTCTCGTGGCTTCAACGAACGAGGTTGTCGGTCAAATGAACTTCCAGACTGAGGTGACAG GTTTTTACCGGTTGTGTCTTGGGAACCACAACAACCAGTTCGGAGGCATCAGGGTCTTTGTGAACTTTGGCGTGATCTACGAAGGCTTCGAGGAGTcgaagagagagatggaggagggagagatggtcCTCAACAGCACATTGGCCGGTATTGAG GAGAGTGTGCAGAAGCTCCAGAATCAGATCTTCCACATGTGGCGTCATTACAACTTCGCCCGCATGAGGAAAGGGAAGGATCACTACCTGCTCCTGTCCAACTTCAACTACGTCACGTGGTGGTCGGCGACCCAAAGCCTCGTCATCCTCCTGTCCGGATACCTGCAGCTCTGCGTCATCAAAAGACTCTTCCTCACGGACTCCAGCCGGCCGCGATGCTGA